DNA from Fusarium falciforme chromosome 7, complete sequence:
CCTGATGGGCAAACTGCGGGCCATGTACCTACAACAGAATTGATTTCAATGGGACCAAGCCGTGCAAGACCAGACATTATTCTtgttttttgtttttttttgctATTCCTCTCAacaaggtggtggtgattaGAGAAAAGTAACGGGGATCAGCAATCCGTGCCTAGGTGAATTATAGCTATTGCAAGGCCCAGATGCAACGATTTACACTCAGTCTTTGGCCTTTGTGTTGAAGAGCTCGTTGATGAGTCGAGCCAGCACGCTCGGGGAGGAGCAGTCGTTGCCTACCACGTCATAGAGGCCTAATCCGTATCTTTCTTCCCATGCGCTATATTCGTATTCTGCTTACCTATAAAACACTGCTGAAGAGCGGAGATAATACACATATTGAAAGTGACCATTAAGGTCAGGCCCTATTTCCGACAATTCAAGTACTTCTTAAGGTACATCCGGCCTTCTCTTGAGCTTTGAGACCATAGAATCATCCTTTGGCAACTCCCCGTCGTTGATCTTGTTCTGGACCTTGTCTTCAACTCTGGCCAGCTCCCAAGCCAGCCAGGAGTTGATGCTCTTGATGCGGGCATCGAGCTCAGGCTTCATTTTGGCCGGTACGATGGGGATGTTGTGGATGTAGAGGATATTAGCGAGGTCAACATCACTGGAACCGGAATAGTCAAGCTCCGATATAGCACTATGCTGAGAACCGTACTGGGGGTTTCCTGGCCTCATTTCGGTGAAAAGGGAATGGAAGTGATCGGCAGAAGAGCCTGGATTCCGTTCTATTTAAGATAGTTTGAGAGACTAGCTTCTAGGACCCTTCTAGTAAACGCCACAGGTACAAAGACTCATTGGGATCAATCCTCCTGGCACCAGATCCGTTGCTGCCTCCGATACACCGCCCCTGACCTCGGTCGCTAGGACTAGGCGCGTGGTTCGATCCGATGGGTCCCCGATCAAGCACGGTGTAGGTGTGGCCAATGACGAATAAAGGCGGGTTGAAATGTAGTCAAGTGGTCTGCCGAATTAGTTCAGCTGAGAATGAGGGCGCCACCGGTGATCTTGGCACTGAGCTGGACGGGCTAATACAGAGTGAACATGAGTTGACCGACGAAGTTCTTTTCAATTGAGCAATAGATCGAAAACTTGACAACTGATGGGCTGGTCAGGCCTTCATATATCCTCTTCTAATAGCCTTGTGAGAAACAAAATTCTCTAGCCAATTTATTCTAGTCGATACCCCCCACTCAAACGCTTCCCTCAAACTTGTAAGGAACAGCATACGTGCACCGTGCCCTTTCTCTGCACCATCCATGGAAGACGAGAATATCTCCAGCCTCGTTGCTCGTCATGCCTCCAGGAGCCTTGAGACCAAAGTCGGGTGCCTCAATCAGAGACTCCTCTGCTCGCGTGTACGGGCCGGTCAGGCTCTTGGAGAAGGCATAGTTGACATCGTACTCGGGATCTGTGAACAGGTGTgtgctgaagaagaggacgtAGACGCCgttcttgagcttgacaATGTTGGGCGCCTCGACGAGAGGACCATCCAATTCTCCGATGCGATCGAGGATTTGTGTGGGTTCGCCGATGAGCGTCTTGGCGTCGTCTTGAATCTCCTGAATAAGAATGGGTGTACCGCCCTTGGGGCCGCTCGCATCTCCCTCGTACTTGAAGATGACATAGTTCTTGCCAGAGTCGGGGTCCTTGAAGCCGGATGCATCAATGACGCCGTGGTATCCTTCGGGAGCGCAGATCAATGGCTTTTCATCGTGCTTATATGGGCCGACGGGGTCTTCCGAGCGGGCAACGCCAATGCAAAACTGGCCATCGCTCTGGCGTCTGCCAGAGAAGTAAACTATGTATTCTTTGTCGTTGAGGCGTCGAATATCGGGTGCCCAAAAGTTCTCGCCATTTGTCCAGCCGTTTTCTGGCAGAAGATCGTAGTCCTTTACTGACCACTCTCCGTCTAGGAGATCGCTGGTTGTTGCGACCTGAAGATGTCTACCGTTACCCTCGGTGGCAACGGCGACCCAAGAGCCATCTTCAATCTGAATAATGGATGGATCGGGAAAATCGAGGTTGACGCTAGGCGCAAGATTTCCTTCGTGCTCGACGATCAACTTGAAGGGTGTTCGAGGGAGGCATGCTGCTCCAAGTGCCGAATTCACGGCAACACCAAGAAAGGTCCAAAAAATCGCTCGAGACGCCATTTTTGTGTTTGATGGAAACGAGCTCTTGACAAGAATGAAACAAAATGTCCCACATAGTCTACGACCCTCAGGATTATATACCATGACGTTCTCCCATAGCCTCATCCATCTGCAATCCTACGTGGCTTAGCGCCCAGGAACCAAGCCGATGCAGTCAGCAAACAAGCGAGACCTCTATTCGGGGGCATGAAGCGCGGAGAGAATCTGATTGGGCAAGGCACGATCAACGTTGCGATTGACAGGGCTGAGCCGTGGATCCCATCATGTCATCTCACGGGCCAGCGTTTCATGAGGGGAGCATTGACATAGCGCACGCTTAAACAGGTTTGATCATGCGCCAAAATTTGGGGATCCTTGCCGATCTGACAGGGAATGAGATTAAGGCCTCGGTGGCTTTGCCTAGTTGGCGGATCGTTTAATATGGATCACGATCAGTGGCGGGTGCCAGGGCCAAGAGGAATATGATTCGATCTCTAATTCTGGACAGGCCAATCTGAGGTGAGAAAAGGATCGGCAACTCCACTGATCTCAACCTGGGGGTGGTGCAAGTAAGAAGGGGTGCAAGATGGTTGGAGAAAGCTGACGGGGCTCGACCGCGAAATGAGTATATCACTATCAGGTATTACGTATGCGAGCGACACTTCGCCGATGAGCTCTGGAACAGCGTCAATGTTAGCCAAGGAGAATACCGCAAGACATACCTGTGCTTACTTCATCAACTGTGTCCCAGCGGCTCTCAGGCATTGCTGGGTCCCGTATTGTAAAACATGTTTGAGCCTCCTGTCGTTGTTGTGATATGATGGAGCATACCCTATAGCCCAAGTTGTTCTTTCGCTTCAAAGACCTAAATGTCTTTGTCTACACTTGTATTGATGATCTATTAGTTTGAAAACGAATACACTGGGATAGAGATTGTGCCCAAAGAACATGTATCCCCATGGCTTGGTTTCTGAAGGTTCCCCAAAGAGGGGTTGTTCCAAAGTCAGGTCCCACAGCAGTTTTGAACTATGGCCGCTCAGCTTTCAAACAAAATGATATTAATTGCTAGAtcgaattataataactcgAGATGACGTGGCGAATGTGGATATATGTTAAATTACCCCTGTACCAATTGTCAGTGAAGTCATATCTGATTCTGTTCTGAGTGCTCGCCTATTAGAGATTTGCCACACCGGTAGCTATTGTTACTGTGGACATTACCAAGGACAGACGCCACTTGAAGGCATCTATGGATCTTGGCGTTCTTTCACGACAGTTCAAAGTGTGCTGTCTGCAGCAGAGCAGGTGGCAGCTTGGGATGGGTCCGAACTTGCAGAAGACATGGACGTTGATACTTTTGTGGTTAAAGTCAACATATCTTTaagaagccaaagaataTCCTAAGCCTGTACAAAAAACGGTTACTAGTTACATAGTCGAGTCTAGGAACGTCTGCTGGACAAACGATTCAACATCCTCCCAGAGAACCCCGGGGTACTCCAAAGCCGGAAAGTGTCCACCGCGCTCATGCGCCTTGTAAAAGACCAGGTTTCCAACCTCCTTGGCCCAAGACTCTGGCACTCCAGAGTTGTCATAGGGGAACCGGCTGTATCCCATCGGTTTCTCAATTCGAGGAGCTGTGGCCGGTTCAGGATAGAGCGAGTAAGAAGTCTCGCGGTAGGCGTAGAAGCTTCGTGAGATGGTTTGAGTGAGATGATAAGTAGAAATGTGCGTGAGGATCTGGTCCAGTGACAGGGTTCTTGATGGGTCAGTCCATGCGAGGAATTTCTCTCCGATCCAAGCCAAGAGGCCGACCGGGCTGTGACTCAGCACGAAGCCAAGTGTTGCTGGCCTAGTGCCTTGCTCTAGGGCGTAAGCTTGCTTTGTGTTGACGAATTCTTGTGACCGAGCTAGGACTTTAAGATCTTGGGGTGTGAGCGAGGTGTCATTCTGAGGGTCTGGCACACCTGGAGGTTGAACGCTGGGGATAAAGTTTAAATGCACGGCTGGGGTTGTCAGTCAACATACTCGTATACTAGAATGTCTTGCTTACCCTTGCAACTAGATGATGATAGCGCGAGTGTTTGAGCAACAAAGGATCCAATGTCACCTCCCTGCGCTACATAACCATTGCCGAACCCCAGGCCTTGTAGCAAGCTGTCCATCACAGCAGATGTATTGGCGATGCCCCAGTTTGAGTAGATGGGCGGACCACTTGAAAAGGTGAATCCTGGGAGTGATGGGACTATCAAGTGATAGGGACTCGACTCTGGATCGTACCGTGACCTGACAATGTCGAATATGTCCATGAACTCAAGGAAGCTGCCTGGCCAGCCGTGGAAGAAGGCGATCGGGATGGCGTCGGTCTTTTTGGAGAAGAGAGCCATGAAGTGAACTCGTAGTTCTGTAGTGTCGACAGTGAGATTCGTCATGAAATGAGGGTGCCGGTTGATGCCCGCTTCAACGTCTCTCCATGAAAACTGGTCACGCCAATGCTGAAGAGCTGTGCTCATCCAGTCGTGGTCCACCCCAAATCGACGGTCGGTCTGGGAGTTTTCCCAAGTGACTTGAAAGCCTTTGCGCTGAGAAATTTCCTTCTCGAAGCTTTTAACCACGTTGTGGGGAATGCTGAGTTGTGTTGGTTGGACGGGGAGGGTGACGCCAGGAGGAAGCTGACCCCATGGTGCTTGACCACCAATGCAGGGGATGGCCAGGAAAACGAGAAGAGCCGTGATCGACTTCATCTTTGCCACGATT
Protein-coding regions in this window:
- a CDS encoding EHN domain-containing protein, coding for MKSITALLVFLAIPCIGGQAPWGQLPPGVTLPVQPTQLSIPHNVVKSFEKEISQRKGFQVTWENSQTDRRFGVDHDWMSTALQHWRDQFSWRDVEAGINRHPHFMTNLTVDTTELRVHFMALFSKKTDAIPIAFFHGWPGSFLEFMDIFDIVRSRYDPESSPYHLIVPSLPGFTFSSGPPIYSNWGIANTSAVMDSLLQGLGFGNGYVAQGGDIGSFVAQTLALSSSSCKAVHLNFIPSVQPPGVPDPQNDTSLTPQDLKVLARSQEFVNTKQAYALEQGTRPATLGFVLSHSPVGLLAWIGEKFLAWTDPSRTLSLDQILTHISTYHLTQTISRSFYAYRETSYSLYPEPATAPRIEKPMGYSRFPYDNSGVPESWAKEVGNLVFYKAHERGGHFPALEYPGVLWEDVESFVQQTFLDSTM